One Campylobacter concisus DNA segment encodes these proteins:
- a CDS encoding phosphoethanolamine transferase yields the protein MININKFIEVSFFKFLTLFIIYMLFINHIFLYKGIFLGFLETNSFSFSTLFFAIMCIFLASLFASVFCIVFLPYLLKPFAIFVIIVSSICSYFMSNYGVIINKEMLLNVLHTDNKEAFSYLSINLVLWFVFATILPCIYVVFVKINYGSFKNSLKIRLKIIAFSIVTIAIIFSLTSKIFIPFFREHIYLKTVLLPSYPVYSAIKLAQILLQKPLPFTYVADDATLTNDKKKILVLIVGETQRSKNYSLNGYAKNDTNKFTKQKDVVSFTNFYSCGTATETSVPCLFSDLKRKNFSNREAKARENLVDIINKLGIKTYFFGNNSGGCKGVCDNLDQNHSSDHRAAGFDEVIFDEAKKVIKDANSTTFIVLHLQGSHGPIYYKGYPSKFKEFTPTCDTAELNKCTPDEIANTYDNTILYEDYLQSELINALEAKKDKFEVAMFFFSDHGESLGENGIYLHGLPYSIAPDEQKHIPAIIFSSDSELLKRLKSRKDESLSHDFVFSSVLGYFGVKTKAYEPEFDIFRE from the coding sequence ATGATTAATATCAATAAATTTATAGAAGTAAGTTTTTTTAAATTTTTAACTTTATTTATAATATATATGCTTTTTATAAATCATATATTTTTATATAAGGGCATTTTTCTAGGATTTTTAGAAACAAATTCATTTTCTTTTTCTACCCTATTTTTCGCAATTATGTGCATATTTCTTGCGTCACTTTTTGCAAGCGTATTTTGCATTGTATTTCTGCCTTATTTATTAAAACCCTTTGCTATTTTTGTAATTATTGTTAGCTCGATTTGTTCTTATTTTATGTCAAATTACGGCGTTATCATAAACAAAGAGATGCTACTAAACGTCCTTCATACTGATAATAAAGAAGCTTTTAGCTATTTAAGCATAAATTTAGTATTGTGGTTTGTCTTTGCAACTATTTTGCCATGCATTTATGTTGTTTTCGTAAAAATCAATTATGGTAGTTTTAAAAATAGTCTAAAAATTAGATTAAAGATTATCGCTTTTTCGATCGTTACTATCGCTATTATTTTTTCATTAACTTCAAAAATTTTCATACCATTTTTTAGAGAACACATTTACTTAAAAACGGTCTTACTTCCGTCTTATCCAGTATATTCTGCCATAAAGTTAGCTCAAATTTTGCTTCAAAAACCGCTCCCTTTTACCTACGTGGCAGATGACGCAACGCTTACTAACGATAAAAAGAAAATTTTAGTTTTAATAGTTGGCGAGACACAAAGGAGCAAAAACTACTCATTAAATGGCTACGCTAAAAACGATACAAACAAATTTACCAAGCAAAAAGATGTAGTAAGTTTTACAAATTTCTACTCATGCGGGACTGCCACAGAGACTAGCGTGCCTTGCCTATTTTCAGATTTAAAGCGAAAAAATTTTAGTAACCGCGAGGCTAAAGCTCGTGAAAATTTAGTTGATATCATCAATAAACTTGGCATAAAAACATACTTTTTTGGCAACAATAGTGGCGGCTGCAAGGGCGTTTGCGACAATCTTGATCAAAACCACTCTTCAGATCACAGAGCAGCTGGCTTTGATGAAGTAATATTTGACGAGGCAAAAAAGGTCATAAAAGATGCAAACTCCACTACCTTTATCGTGCTACATTTGCAAGGCTCGCATGGTCCTATCTACTACAAAGGCTACCCAAGCAAATTTAAAGAATTCACCCCAACCTGCGACACTGCCGAGCTAAACAAATGCACGCCAGATGAGATAGCAAACACTTATGACAACACCATTTTATACGAGGACTATCTGCAAAGCGAGCTAATAAACGCCCTTGAAGCAAAAAAAGATAAATTTGAAGTTGCCATGTTCTTTTTCTCAGATCACGGAGAGAGCCTGGGCGAAAATGGCATATATTTACACGGACTGCCTTACTCCATCGCTCCAGACGAGCAAAAGCACATCCCAGCCATCATCTTTTCAAGCGATAGCGAGCTTTTAAAAAGGCTAAAATCTAGAAAAGACGAAAGTCTTTCGCATGATTTTGTCTTTAGCTCAGTGCTTGGATATTTTGGGGTAAAAACTAAGGCTTACGAGCCAGAATTTGATATTTTTAGGGAGTAA
- the leuB gene encoding 3-isopropylmalate dehydrogenase — MKNYRICVIKGDGIGPEIIDEAIKVLDVVSAEFGIKFEYDYKLMGGAAYDVFGEPLPDETLSSALSSDAVLFGAIGGEKWDSLPRHLRPESGLLKIRKELEAYANLRPAIIFDELVDASTLKPEVLKGVDFVVVRELTGGLYFGQPREKGEDRAFNTMVYTKFEIERIAKIAFETAMLRKKKVCMVDKANVLETSQLWREVTSEVAKGYPEVELSFMYVDNAAMQLVRAPANFDVILTENLFGDILSDEASMVCGSIGLLPSASMGGKVGIYEPIHGSAPDIAGQGIANPIATILSAAMMLRYAFGESEAADAIENAVKTALAKGYRTKDIAAFNAVEICSTSEIGDVIAGFIKNEKHNH; from the coding sequence ATGAAAAACTATAGAATTTGCGTTATAAAAGGCGATGGCATCGGCCCTGAGATCATCGACGAGGCGATAAAGGTTTTAGACGTCGTAAGTGCCGAGTTTGGTATCAAATTTGAGTATGACTATAAGCTAATGGGCGGCGCAGCCTACGACGTTTTTGGCGAGCCGTTGCCAGATGAGACGCTAAGCTCAGCGCTTAGTAGCGACGCTGTGCTCTTTGGTGCGATCGGTGGCGAGAAATGGGATAGCCTGCCAAGACACCTAAGGCCAGAGAGCGGGCTTTTAAAGATCAGAAAAGAGCTAGAAGCTTATGCAAATTTACGCCCAGCCATCATCTTTGACGAGCTAGTTGATGCTAGCACGCTAAAGCCAGAGGTTTTAAAAGGAGTTGATTTTGTCGTGGTTCGTGAGCTAACTGGTGGGCTTTATTTTGGCCAGCCTAGAGAAAAAGGCGAAGATAGAGCGTTTAACACGATGGTTTATACTAAATTTGAGATCGAGCGCATCGCAAAGATCGCCTTTGAGACGGCTATGCTTCGCAAGAAAAAGGTCTGTATGGTCGATAAGGCAAACGTGCTTGAGACAAGCCAGCTTTGGCGCGAGGTGACTAGCGAGGTGGCAAAGGGCTATCCTGAAGTGGAGCTTAGTTTTATGTATGTCGATAATGCAGCGATGCAGCTAGTAAGAGCGCCTGCAAATTTTGACGTCATACTTACTGAAAATTTATTTGGCGATATTTTAAGTGACGAAGCGAGCATGGTTTGTGGTTCGATAGGACTTTTACCAAGTGCTAGCATGGGTGGCAAAGTGGGAATTTATGAGCCTATTCACGGCTCAGCACCAGACATCGCAGGGCAGGGCATAGCAAATCCGATCGCGACCATTTTAAGTGCAGCGATGATGCTAAGATACGCATTTGGCGAGAGCGAGGCGGCAGACGCGATAGAAAATGCCGTAAAAACAGCTCTTGCAAAGGGATATAGGACAAAAGATATCGCCGCTTTTAACGCAGTTGAAATTTGTTCAACAAGCGAGATAGGCGACGTGATAGCAGGATTTATCAAAAATGAAAAACACAATCACTGA
- a CDS encoding tRNA (cytidine(34)-2'-O)-methyltransferase yields MFNIVLVHPQIPQNTGAIGRMCVNANLKLHIVKPTVFDLSEKAVRRAGLDYWKILDPKIWESLDEFLEANLSHKERFFFATTKTNRLYYDAKFEPGDFIFFGGESTGLPREFMDINFKNAITIPMGKEGRSLNLAMSAGIIAYEAIRQNISKFDFRSEV; encoded by the coding sequence ATGTTTAACATAGTTCTAGTCCATCCTCAGATACCACAAAACACCGGAGCTATCGGCAGAATGTGTGTAAATGCAAATTTAAAGCTTCACATCGTTAAGCCAACCGTGTTTGACCTGAGCGAAAAGGCTGTTAGACGTGCTGGGCTTGATTATTGGAAAATTTTAGATCCAAAAATTTGGGAGAGCCTAGATGAGTTTTTAGAGGCAAATTTAAGCCACAAAGAGCGATTTTTCTTTGCTACGACTAAGACAAATAGGCTTTACTACGACGCTAAATTTGAGCCAGGAGATTTTATATTTTTTGGTGGAGAGAGCACGGGACTGCCAAGGGAATTTATGGATATAAATTTTAAAAATGCCATAACGATCCCGATGGGAAAAGAGGGCAGGAGCTTAAATTTAGCCATGAGTGCTGGCATCATCGCGTATGAGGCGATCAGACAAAACATCTCTAAATTTGACTTTAGGAGCGAGGTTTGA
- a CDS encoding helix-hairpin-helix domain-containing protein yields the protein MKRLKILLCLALASLAYGADLNTASKSELMSLGLNKSQALNVIKYRKAHKFTSVEELEKVQGIGFNDMQKVKEKLSVKDSQKTKKAEPEKKSKSKKLKSKKKKK from the coding sequence ATGAAAAGATTAAAAATTTTACTTTGTCTAGCGCTTGCAAGCCTTGCATACGGCGCTGATCTAAACACAGCTAGTAAGAGCGAGCTAATGAGCCTTGGGCTAAACAAGAGCCAGGCACTAAACGTCATAAAGTATAGAAAAGCTCATAAATTTACAAGTGTCGAGGAGCTTGAGAAGGTTCAAGGCATCGGCTTTAACGACATGCAAAAGGTCAAAGAAAAGCTTAGTGTAAAAGATAGTCAAAAGACGAAAAAGGCTGAGCCTGAAAAGAAGTCAAAAAGCAAGAAGCTAAAAAGCAAGAAAAAGAAAAAATAG
- a CDS encoding CiaD-like domain-containing protein, protein MVDKIMKLDDIARMAISEVSAELEKIEALQNKKQEELERENLKKELLAMETSEQEASDEPEIETNLQSEPEPKVAQISPKSREISDEEIFLANLAERIEVLFEGLKQTSEQDLSQRLELTTKFLEFTLANIENRLQNLSK, encoded by the coding sequence GTGGTTGATAAGATTATGAAGCTTGATGATATCGCTAGGATGGCCATTAGTGAGGTTAGTGCCGAGCTTGAAAAGATAGAGGCACTGCAAAACAAAAAGCAAGAAGAGCTTGAAAGAGAGAATTTAAAAAAAGAGCTTTTGGCTATGGAGACTAGTGAGCAAGAGGCGTCTGATGAGCCAGAGATAGAGACAAATTTGCAAAGTGAGCCAGAGCCAAAGGTGGCGCAAATTTCGCCAAAGAGCAGGGAGATAAGCGATGAGGAAATTTTCTTAGCAAACCTTGCTGAACGCATCGAGGTACTTTTTGAAGGGCTTAAGCAAACTAGCGAGCAAGATCTTAGCCAAAGGCTAGAGCTAACGACTAAATTTTTAGAATTTACCCTTGCAAACATCGAAAATAGACTACAAAATCTCTCAAAATAA
- a CDS encoding endonuclease/exonuclease/phosphatase family protein yields MRALFALVFAVLIAFASDISIATYNVQNLFDCKDDGSEYPDFKSSTSKWDCEAASSKLKRTRQVIDAINTDIIALEEVENEQVLRALVDGSEYKFIAFSKAKNSPVGLALVSKIKPNGSEIFEVPNVKTRNILKVVFEVEGKKFSVFVNHFPAYKNGINMQKKAERTLRAALGDEQNAIVLGDFNSPYGQKSILNDIIATRGFYDLYSFLAPKDRYSHSVHGKKRAIDHVLLSPSFMANGDLSYVDGSFEVFKPSFVVDEHGFAKSDLYSDHFALKFKISTKPSPAKSGMLANENLKKEAKKVEDQNYKKADIETLFEHPEDMPALVKRAVVILKDKHGFIISKNRRGIYVFDPKNSVGVGDELDILVRRVKFYKEALEVSSYEIINEHGTKDVSENLLDSSKLSEVRSGDVIAKISGKLESGYLHTSHGKIRVYSKKRLKDGEYSFERARVKIYKNEKDIVVE; encoded by the coding sequence TTGAGAGCGCTTTTTGCATTAGTTTTTGCCGTTTTGATTGCGTTTGCAAGCGATATAAGCATCGCAACTTATAATGTGCAAAATTTATTTGACTGCAAGGATGATGGTAGCGAATATCCTGACTTTAAATCTAGCACTTCAAAATGGGACTGTGAGGCGGCTAGCTCAAAACTAAAAAGAACAAGGCAGGTCATAGACGCTATAAATACCGACATCATCGCACTTGAAGAGGTTGAAAACGAGCAGGTTTTAAGGGCTTTGGTTGATGGCAGTGAGTATAAATTTATAGCCTTTAGCAAGGCAAAAAACTCTCCAGTCGGACTAGCTCTTGTGTCAAAAATAAAGCCAAATGGCAGTGAAATTTTTGAAGTGCCAAATGTAAAAACTAGAAACATTTTAAAGGTCGTTTTTGAGGTGGAGGGTAAGAAATTTAGCGTTTTTGTTAATCACTTCCCAGCTTATAAAAACGGCATAAATATGCAAAAAAAGGCCGAAAGAACGCTAAGGGCAGCTCTTGGCGATGAACAAAACGCCATTGTTTTAGGTGATTTTAACTCACCTTATGGGCAAAAATCCATCTTAAACGATATCATTGCAACTCGTGGATTTTACGATCTTTATAGCTTTTTAGCCCCAAAAGATAGATACTCTCATTCAGTCCATGGCAAAAAGCGGGCCATTGATCACGTTTTGCTATCGCCTAGCTTTATGGCAAATGGCGATCTAAGCTATGTTGATGGCAGTTTTGAGGTCTTTAAACCAAGCTTTGTGGTTGATGAGCATGGCTTTGCAAAGAGCGATCTTTACTCAGATCACTTTGCACTTAAATTTAAAATCTCAACCAAACCAAGTCCTGCTAAAAGTGGTATGCTTGCGAATGAAAATTTGAAAAAAGAAGCTAAAAAAGTAGAGGATCAAAACTATAAAAAAGCTGACATAGAGACGCTTTTTGAGCATCCTGAGGATATGCCAGCGCTAGTTAAAAGAGCCGTTGTCATCTTAAAAGATAAACATGGCTTTATCATCTCGAAAAATCGCCGTGGAATTTACGTTTTTGATCCTAAAAATAGCGTCGGCGTCGGCGATGAGCTTGACATCTTGGTCAGGCGAGTGAAATTTTACAAAGAGGCGCTTGAAGTGAGCTCTTATGAGATCATAAATGAGCATGGTACAAAAGATGTGAGTGAAAATTTACTTGATAGCTCGAAACTAAGTGAGGTTAGAAGTGGCGACGTGATCGCTAAAATTTCAGGCAAGCTAGAGAGTGGCTACTTGCATACGTCACATGGCAAGATCAGAGTTTATAGCAAAAAAAGGCTAAAAGATGGCGAGTATAGCTTTGAGCGGGCGAGGGTGAAAATTTATAAAAACGAAAAAGATATCGTTGTGGAGTAG
- the glyS gene encoding glycine--tRNA ligase subunit beta: MKELLLEIGVEELPAIPFLRELPNINAKWQAVLEKYNIKSEFKFYYTPRRLVFFHEKFPQAQPDSVASFVGAPKQVALKDGAFTKAALSFANKCGISESELKFKEIDGKEVLYHEKEVKGEPVAKIMGDMVEEFLNSLSFGKSMRWGNGEFEFIRPIRSFLCLLGDEVIKFNKFGVESSNSTYPHRSVSYDKIKISNIKEYFDGSKSRGVVLEADEREKIILDEFEKISQKSGLKIETDKELLAEVVAITEYPTALLGSFEEEFLEVPSEVIITSMKENQRYFPVFKNDKLANGFVVVSNAITQEHSLIIKGNEKVLRARLSDAMFFWQSDLKAEFSPEKLKNITYLKELGSIYEKELRELKVAKKLASNYDELLKKEAGEYGAKLERAVMLSKADLTTQMVYEFTELQGVMGAYYAKAKNEDENVVLAIKEQYLPDGEEAQCPSKVFSSVVALSNKLDTLMGLFSIGKIPSGTKDPYALRRAVNGVIKIVLAHNLKFNVKEILEDIAKEYKKFDVEVLINFILDRLYTFFDANASIVKACIKSGEKDILELTKMIEALAKISSEPNFRENFSTFKRLANIIKDDKFSKVDESLFEIDAEKALNDAFKAVDKSLAYEPRLKALFALKPQIDEFFDKVMINVENEKVRNNRVAIIGQIYSEILKVADIKEISF, translated from the coding sequence ATGAAAGAGTTGTTACTAGAGATCGGAGTCGAGGAGCTTCCAGCGATACCATTTTTAAGGGAGCTGCCAAACATCAATGCTAAATGGCAGGCTGTACTTGAAAAATACAACATCAAAAGCGAGTTTAAATTTTACTACACGCCGCGCCGTTTGGTCTTTTTTCATGAGAAATTTCCGCAGGCTCAGCCAGATAGCGTGGCTAGTTTCGTTGGCGCACCAAAGCAAGTAGCGCTAAAAGACGGAGCTTTTACAAAGGCTGCGCTTAGCTTTGCAAATAAATGCGGCATAAGCGAGAGCGAGCTTAAATTTAAAGAGATAGATGGCAAAGAGGTGCTTTATCACGAAAAAGAGGTAAAGGGCGAGCCAGTCGCTAAGATAATGGGTGACATGGTCGAGGAGTTTTTAAATAGCCTTAGCTTTGGCAAGTCTATGCGCTGGGGCAACGGCGAGTTTGAGTTTATCCGCCCGATAAGATCGTTTTTGTGTTTGCTCGGCGATGAGGTCATTAAATTTAACAAATTTGGCGTAGAGAGTAGTAACTCTACGTATCCTCACAGAAGTGTTAGCTACGACAAGATAAAAATTTCAAATATAAAAGAGTATTTTGATGGCTCAAAGAGCCGTGGCGTCGTGCTTGAAGCGGATGAGAGAGAGAAAATAATCCTTGATGAGTTTGAAAAGATCAGTCAAAAAAGTGGGCTAAAGATCGAGACCGATAAAGAGCTGCTAGCTGAAGTCGTGGCGATCACCGAGTATCCAACAGCGCTTCTTGGCTCGTTTGAAGAGGAGTTTTTAGAGGTGCCAAGCGAGGTCATCATCACTTCTATGAAAGAAAATCAGCGCTACTTCCCAGTCTTTAAAAATGACAAGCTCGCAAATGGCTTTGTGGTCGTTAGTAACGCCATAACACAGGAGCATTCGCTCATCATCAAGGGCAACGAAAAGGTGCTAAGAGCAAGGCTAAGTGACGCGATGTTCTTTTGGCAAAGCGATCTTAAGGCAGAATTTAGCCCAGAAAAACTAAAAAATATAACCTACCTAAAAGAGCTTGGAAGTATCTACGAAAAAGAGCTTAGAGAGCTAAAAGTGGCTAAAAAACTAGCTAGCAACTACGACGAGCTACTTAAAAAAGAGGCTGGTGAGTACGGGGCTAAGCTAGAGCGAGCTGTGATGCTAAGCAAGGCCGATCTTACAACGCAGATGGTTTATGAATTTACCGAGCTTCAAGGCGTCATGGGTGCTTACTACGCAAAGGCTAAAAATGAGGACGAAAATGTCGTTTTAGCCATAAAAGAGCAGTATCTGCCAGACGGCGAGGAGGCGCAGTGCCCAAGCAAGGTTTTTAGCTCGGTTGTGGCGCTTTCAAATAAGCTTGATACGCTAATGGGACTTTTTAGCATCGGCAAAATCCCAAGCGGCACGAAAGATCCATACGCTCTAAGGCGCGCGGTAAATGGCGTGATAAAGATCGTTTTGGCGCACAATCTAAAATTTAACGTAAAAGAAATTTTAGAAGATATCGCAAAAGAGTATAAGAAATTTGACGTTGAGGTGCTTATAAATTTCATCCTTGATAGGCTCTATACCTTCTTTGATGCAAACGCTTCTATCGTAAAAGCGTGCATAAAAAGCGGCGAAAAGGACATCCTGGAGCTAACTAAGATGATAGAGGCACTTGCTAAAATTTCAAGTGAGCCAAATTTTAGGGAGAATTTCTCGACATTTAAGCGCCTTGCAAACATTATAAAAGATGATAAATTTAGCAAGGTCGATGAGAGCCTCTTTGAGATAGATGCTGAAAAGGCTTTAAATGATGCATTTAAAGCGGTCGATAAGAGCTTGGCATACGAGCCAAGGCTAAAAGCGCTATTTGCTCTAAAACCGCAGATAGATGAGTTTTTTGACAAAGTCATGATAAACGTTGAAAACGAGAAAGTGCGAAATAACCGCGTCGCGATCATTGGTCAAATTTATAGTGAGATACTAAAAGTAGCTGATATAAAAGAGATCAGCTTTTAA
- a CDS encoding CCA tRNA nucleotidyltransferase, which translates to MQTSKIDYKISQNNKFEAKTGTEIYKNSELDFFRSLFAPFSKRVYLVGGCVRDALLGREIYDYDIEIYDIKPAKFDELMASIKASGVGKSYFIYKYKNYDLGLPRSESKTGNSHKDFAVSYINDPSLASLRRDFTVNAMMMNIFDGEILDFHGGKKDLASKTLRHIDSEKFKEDPLRVLRGVQFSARLDFSIADDTLELMKTLDLAHLSKDRINTELIKFFRAKELEKGAFYLFKLELFREIFGVVICENDDFLAELKSARNFVDDERLFLYMLFGKFELDAKEILEKMRLPKSYFSILKEPYFKEMPSDNELLQIALNMPLKSWLGAYNKERIERAKELGVYEAKFDAKVDVNEILVAGFKNEMIAAEIKRRQLLAITKHLETLAKR; encoded by the coding sequence TTGCAAACATCGAAAATAGACTACAAAATCTCTCAAAATAATAAATTTGAGGCAAAAACTGGGACAGAAATTTACAAAAATAGCGAGCTAGACTTTTTTAGATCGCTATTTGCCCCTTTTAGTAAGCGTGTCTATCTAGTCGGTGGTTGCGTGAGAGACGCGCTTTTGGGACGAGAAATTTATGACTACGACATCGAAATTTATGACATAAAGCCTGCTAAATTTGACGAGCTAATGGCTAGCATAAAGGCTAGTGGCGTTGGCAAAAGCTACTTCATCTACAAATACAAAAACTACGATCTTGGCTTGCCACGAAGCGAGAGTAAGACCGGAAATTCGCACAAAGACTTTGCTGTAAGCTACATAAATGATCCAAGTCTTGCAAGTCTTAGGCGTGATTTTACGGTAAATGCTATGATGATGAACATTTTTGACGGCGAAATTTTGGACTTTCATGGCGGCAAAAAGGACCTTGCGAGCAAGACGCTAAGACACATCGATAGTGAGAAATTTAAAGAAGATCCGCTAAGGGTGCTACGTGGCGTGCAGTTTAGCGCAAGGCTTGATTTTAGCATAGCTGATGATACGCTAGAGCTTATGAAAACGCTTGATCTAGCGCATCTAAGTAAGGATAGGATAAATACCGAGCTTATTAAATTTTTTAGGGCAAAAGAGCTTGAAAAAGGGGCGTTTTACCTTTTTAAGCTTGAGCTTTTTAGGGAAATCTTTGGCGTGGTGATTTGCGAGAATGATGATTTTTTGGCTGAGCTAAAGAGCGCTAGAAATTTCGTGGATGACGAGAGGCTGTTTTTGTATATGCTTTTTGGTAAATTTGAGCTTGACGCAAAGGAAATTTTAGAGAAAATGCGCCTGCCAAAGAGCTATTTTTCTATCCTGAAAGAGCCATATTTTAAAGAGATGCCAAGTGACAATGAGCTACTGCAAATCGCGCTAAATATGCCCTTAAAATCATGGCTGGGAGCTTATAATAAAGAGCGCATAGAGCGTGCAAAAGAGCTTGGAGTTTATGAAGCTAAATTTGACGCAAAGGTCGATGTGAACGAGATATTGGTGGCTGGCTTTAAAAATGAGATGATCGCTGCTGAGATAAAACGAAGGCAGTTGCTTGCTATCACAAAGCACCTTGAAACTCTTGCAAAACGCTAA
- a CDS encoding 3-isopropylmalate dehydratase small subunit, protein MKQGKVWKFGDNIDTDIIIAARYLNTSDEKELAKHIMEDADPKFSSKISRGDIIVAGENFGCGSSREHAPLALKEAGIAAVVAKSFARIFYRNSFNTGLFILEIKETDEINEGDTLKIDVDNGVIVNESTKKEYKFKAIPPFMQELLNAGGLIEYAKAKMN, encoded by the coding sequence ATGAAACAAGGCAAAGTTTGGAAATTTGGCGATAATATCGACACTGACATCATCATCGCCGCAAGATATTTAAACACTTCAGACGAAAAAGAACTAGCAAAACACATCATGGAAGACGCCGATCCTAAATTTAGCTCTAAAATTTCAAGAGGCGACATCATCGTAGCTGGTGAAAATTTTGGCTGCGGTAGCTCAAGAGAGCACGCCCCGTTAGCGCTAAAAGAAGCTGGCATAGCGGCTGTTGTGGCTAAAAGCTTTGCTAGGATTTTTTATAGAAATAGCTTTAACACAGGGCTTTTTATACTTGAGATCAAAGAAACCGACGAGATAAACGAGGGCGACACGCTAAAGATCGATGTAGATAACGGCGTTATCGTAAATGAAAGCACAAAAAAAGAGTATAAATTTAAAGCTATTCCGCCATTTATGCAAGAGCTTTTAAACGCTGGCGGCCTTATCGAGTACGCAAAAGCGAAGATGAACTAA